atatttttattttgctagGTGGCAATAATACAAGGATAAATACTCATTTGAAAGCGTTATTGTGTATTGTTTAAGATTTCATCAAGAATGATATGGTTTTCCTTAAAATACTGCTAAAATGTCTCCCTttcaacaaaatggccgacttgcGTTTTTTTTATGGCGAAGGCTCTTGAAACTTTATCTGTCGGTCTACTTCTAACAAACGGCCATAAACAGAAGTTAACCACTGTTAATAGTAAAAGTAAATAACGTAACTTTTCTCACACAAGGCGAACGTCAAACGCATGTTGGCAAAAAGAGTTAGAGAAGCTccgaaaaataatttatttagttagaccaagttacaaaacaaaatgtcgcCTGCGCTTGACATCCCGGGGAGAATTTTTAATCAGCGTTTTAATTGACTTTTCTTCTTGTCGCTAATGGGCTGTGCACCTTGAAACAAAGATGTTATTTTTAGGGGCGAAGACGCCTCCTGGCAAACAGCGGGGATCCATAATATTGAAGGGACATAAAATAACCATCATTGGGGGAGTGTGATGgcaaccccccccaccctttttttcAGTCATATTGTTCAACACTGTTATTCTTGTCAGGGATAAGATCCCTCTTGATTTTGAAGGACATCTGATACAAGACGATGAAGCTAAACTATTTATCATCTATCATATCAGCTCAATGTCTTTCCAAAGACATAGATGGCCCGTTCTTTTCTCTGTGGACAATACAGACTGGTCAACATAGATAGATGCTTTGTGTCTCTTGATACGTTTTGAGCTGTAACTCCATATCGGGTCCAAGGTGACACCGATGGATCATCATGACAAATTAAGCAGGATCATATTTGGGAAGGTTGTGAATCATGGCTGAATAGCACAGCAGCCCGGGACGATAAAAGTGCATCACTTTGCAACACAGCTGTTTGGCGCTTTCGACCTTGTTTAATGATTTtcaatgaaatacaaatatgattggaGCTTGGTGAGCAGCCCCTACTGGACTGGAGACAAATCGCAGCGTCATTTCACGCATTTGAAGGGCAAAAATAAGGCAGAGTCGGTCGAGCAAGGCACAGATTGAAAAGGACATTTGCAGCACGCCACCAAATGGAAAGCACTGCGACTGAATCAGAAGCTCCCAGGCCATGCTTGACTGACACCCAGGCCTGACACTGTGACTCCAGTGGAGGTGCCCGGTAACGCACCCCGCTCAAAGCAGTTTGGGTCTGCCCGATTTGGGCCTGATGGAGGAAAAGGCCCCGATGTGAGTGACCAAGTTGGGTTCCACGCTGTGCGCGCGTTCTCCGGGCGTGTTGCGGAGGGTCTGGTAGAGAACCGTGTCCTTGGCATTGCCCCGGAAGCAGAAGGCTCGGTCCAGGTAGTCGGCTACCCTTAGCGAGGTGTTGCCCGGGTACAACATGGCGGGCGTGCAGCAATTTGTAGCGGGCGACACGGCGTACAGCTGCGGGGACAGTCGGCGCAGCTCCAGCAGGTAGTGGCGGCCCAGCAGCTCAGCGCCCGCCATCACGTACACGGCCAGGAGCGCCAGGTGGCGGGCCGACATGCGCAGGGACCAGCGGCACGGGTTCCAGATGGTCAggagctgcagcagcagaGTGGCGCCCAGCAGACCTAGACCAAACCACTCCAGGATACGGTAAGGTTCCGGGTTCCAGTAGTGCTGCAGCCGCTCGGGGTGGAAGAGCTTGATGTAGAGCGAGCGCGAGGCAAAGCGCCGCCTCAGGAGATCCTTCGCTACATGGAAGAAGTCCGGATGAGGCAGGGCGTCATCCTCCAGGACCAACATGTTCCGGGGCAGCGCCAGCTGGAAGGCGCGGCGCAGGCAGAACACGTAGTCGCGTTTCTCGCGCTCAAAGGTATTGTTGGGctggcggccggccggcgggcGGATCACGCGGAAGTGGCGCTCCAGTAGTACGGCGTCTTCATTGGCGTCCGGCCCGCTCTCCACGTCGCACAGCACCACCTGCCGCGGGCGGgaaatttgtttgacatgGCTTTCATCCTCCGAATTTGTGCTGACAGACAAAAATCAAGTTCCAGGAATGGCTGACTACAACGGAAAGCAGCACACGCGGGCGGGTGGGCGCCACTGGCGACCCGAACGGCGGGCGCATTCGTGCGGCAACGCACCTGGGCGCAGGGCCGCTCCCCGCAGTCACCCTGGAGACTACTCAGCTGCCGCGTCACCTGCAGAAGGTAGTGGTAAGGGAGAGCCTCAGGTCGCCGCGTCGTCACCACGGTAACCAGCAGCTCGGGATGCCTGGGAGGCTCGGTGGTGGCGGTTGAGGGCGCCTTTTGCCAGAACAGTAGAGCGTCCTGACCGCGTTGCAGACTCTGGCGCAAGGCATCCGAGTTCATGTCGTCCAGGTAGGCCGAGCGCACAAAGTAGTACGAGTGCAGCAGGCGGTGGCAGACGGCTGGAAGCGCCACGCAGAACGTCAGCGCAAACACCACCAGTACCTGCGTGGCGGCACCGCCGCAGCGGCGCACGCAACGGGGCGGCGGCATCGGGGCCGGCCGGCGCACtcctccaaaaaaacaaaaatcccaaAGTCAAACTGAAGAAAGAAGCGTCTCTGCGTCGGACGTCTGGAAAACAATGCAACAAAATGGAGGACATCAGTACCGACCAACTGAGCGTCGTCACTAGGCAATCTCACGACGGGCGACGGGAATGGTCGTCAACTACGCAGGATTGCGTCTCTCTCGCTTGCTAGCTATCTGTGCCAGATCGGAGACAAGAATTCTTTCATTCAAAAgttgactttgttcttaatttgttttgagaTCACAGCCACACCGTAGAACTGGTGAGACATAAACATATATAAACTTAGATttacaaaacatacaaaagtaaaacataCATACCACTTTTACCTGCCAGTGAACAACTGGGTACTTGACTTAAACTGTTCAACGCATTGACTTGGCAATGACGCGTCCGAGGTCGGCAGTTAACTGTTGCTGTTGCATGACGTCACCTTTATTTCCTCTTCTTTCccataaaacaggaagtgccctcgaagtcttttttttttttttttttttttttcgaagtTGGATTTAAATCTAGCCAGCTTGCtgattgtgtgcgtgtatatGAGGAGGTAGTAGGCGAGTGCTTGCCTTGCAAGCGAGTGTAAACAATCAATGCCAAAacgaaaatgcaattttatggAGGAATTTTTACGTCAGGGTCGTGATGTGTGTTTAACGTATAAGGCAGCCATGTTGCAAATAAAGGTGCCAACAACGTGCAGGCACACATCAATTCAGCCAATCACACTAAAGCACCGAGGGGCGAGTGTGCATCATCCAAAGTCACGGATTTCTTTATGACCAAGTCCGAAAGTGTGACGTCACTGCAACAGAAGGTAGCTATGCTTTTCGTACTGTTAAGCGCCTTGAATGTTACAGTTCTTGTAGTACCATCTCCAACCGCCAGATGGTAGTCGACTGCAACAAGTGATGAGGTCCACGCAATCTGGTTAGGGATTCTAAAAACCTGGTAGAGATGATCAaacaccataaaaaaaaaaagagttaatCTTCAATAAGGTcaattgcaatttttattGAACATGATTTATTCAATGAACCTAACAATAATAGATTTCAATGGcaatattgtatttgtttggaGAACAAAGACAATTTAGCTTTTAATTAAGctaaagtttttcttttcataatcatttgaaaacaatgtTTCCTTCAATGAACCAAATATCTGACTCTTCATAAACATCAAAGACCGCATAATTTATTGTCTTAATTTTTTATCACGTTCCAACAATGTATTTCTAAATTCTGCCGACTTGGAACGTCTGAATTACCGACGGCATTCCTCCATAAACAAAATGATACTTTCCTCGTCTGTCGAGGAGTGCTAAATGTTTTCTCCGAAATTTGTCCCGCATACCAGACGATGCGGTATCGCAGGGTGGACTCCATGATGAAAATTGCATGGTTTTGATGTTTTGGCGGGGCCCGTGTGGCAGGAGTCAAAAACATGTTGTAAATAATCATCTTCAGCCGTGGTTTTGTATACAAAGTCATCGACAGCCATCTTGACAATATTCTCAGTATGGtcttttcaaaaacatcaaataattgtatgaaatgaatgttttaGTAGAAAGTCAGTCGTATGttaaacaaaatcaatttttGTCACCATGCATCAAAGTATCAAGGTGATGTCACATCTTCTCAAACTGCTTCGCCAACTAGTCGGTGGCACTCAGCTGAGCCACAGAATACTCGCTCATTCACTCCAATCAGGGCGGAAAATTGCGAGACAAGAGCCCCACCGCCCCGCACCGCATACACCCGGGAGTGCCAACCCCCCTCAGCGCCGCCCGCCCCAACTTCGCACTCCCTCGCACTCTGCTACCCGGATGACTGGCTTCCTGTGGGCCCGGCGGCGCTTGAAAGTGGTCGGTGGCATCAGACAGAACAAGTCGGGCCTCCATTGTTGGCTTTGAagcaggaggggagggggggggtctttgATGAGCTCATGTGCAATGCTCTGGCTGACATTATTTAGCGCCGCCAGTGTTTGGTCGCGCTGACATGCAGCCCCCTTTTGTGGCCATGAGAAcgcgtgcaaaaaaaaaaaaagctgtgccGCCGTCACACGCCATTAACGTCATGTTGACAAGTCAAAGGCCGCCATTGTTATTCATAACGTACAGATCACGATTGTCATTACCAAAGAAGCACAATGCTACCATGACAAGTATCTACTAAAGGCTTTCCGTGGCCAACATTTCAGGGccttcaaaaatgaaattttgaatGAACATAACATACGTGTTTTTGTCCAGGGACAATGTAATCGTCTTTCACCGTTCATTCGTAaaaaaacgtgaaaaaaaacagtttgactGATTGTGATTTATGGCGCGGCCAGAGACACTTgggctttgtttttaaaacaatcaacCTACGCGGTGAAAACCGCATACCGTACATACCATACGTCttataaacacacaaaggTTTTACATTCAAGGACCAAATTACACGTGAAGTACTTTCATGCCCACTGACGTACAGCACACCCGCATTCACGCCTCAATGAAGACTAAGGCCTGGGAAGATGTCCATGCCCATCATCCAGAAAGTACATACGGTATTTTTGATCACTTTTGTtcaaagaaattatttttacagtaGTCGGATCGTACTACTGTATTAATGTATGGAAACAGGATTGATCTTATTCCAATATGTTAATCTTCTGCGAACCAGGAAGTAGCAAGAAAATggagagaaaatattttcatcatttcatgtttaaagattcatgtttgtttgaacatgtttattcatgtttaaagttttctcttttttgtcattaacatcaaaatgccccccccccggtATGGCCCTTCCCTCATAGGCCAATGAACCAGGATGTAGTCACATCCAAAAACCAAACACCATTAACTAGTAGGCACAAAGACGCATATTGACATCCAAAAGGTTCCCAAAGTGTCTAAAACCTTCACTTGTTCTGTTTATTCCTCGCTCATGTTTGACTTTTCTTCAGTACAAACATTGAGAAGCTTCCATTGTTAAGCTTTAAGCTAGTCAGCATGCTTCTGCAATATCCTGCTCTGTCGGGACAAAGAACGTGTGTGTACACCGAACTCCCTCCTTCAttgcttttgttcttttgtatgaagaaaaaaaagcaagctaGTAATCTAAAGCTTAGTCCCATGAGCGAACCTGCTCGATTGACATCGATGTCGATCGTGGTTATACGTCGATCAATGGCGGAATGGTGACAACAAAGAACTCTGTAAATACTGACTGGACTTCTCCCATTGTTCCTAACACAACATTTCAATTGTTCTGTTCTCAAGCCATCTCGAGATCTTGGCGTCAtagaacacaaaaataaatatctttCTCATTCTTTTGGCTTCACGCtgcattttccaaaacaaGTGATgcgtatttatatttaaatatatatatacacgcaTCAAAGTATGGCCCTTCCCTTCCAGAGGAGCCACAAATGAAGAGGATGAGATTATCCTCCAGAAGATACGATCTAAAAACAGCCTCACCCCCGTCGCGGCCTGATGAACCTGCTGGCTGCCGTGTGTATTTTTACACGACATGTTTATCCTCCATCCTGTAATTTGGTCTCGTCTGTCCTTCTCCGTCTGAAGGAAGGAAAATCGAGTGAGCATGTGGCTGCCGACCACCGCGGCGGGGATTCTGCGAACCATGAGGCTGAAAAATAGAGGCTCTCGAGGATTGAACTTGGATACCCCGAGAGAAACCGTGTCAACCTGGACCACAGTGCTCCCCCGGGAATCAGTCCATCATTCAAATACCACGTTTGGGTCGAGCCAATCGTCTCAATTAGATGGCACCGTGGGACAAAGGAGGCAGGACAAGCGTCAATTAAGCGCTGCCACCACGGGGACCTGCACTCTGTCACGTCCCCTCAAagatgtggggggaaaaaaagttggggAATCCCTCCCTCGGATGGGATCCAGCCAGTAGATATGGGTCACGGTGTGGGTTGGCTGTGATGGATTTGGTTTGGTTCCGGGAAACCGATTTTGGGGTACTTTGGCAGGCGCTGAGTGCTCAGTTGTCTTTGTGGCGTGGTGGAGAACACAAAACCGAGGAGCTCCTGGTTGAGTCCTCATTATCTCATGACCTCTGAAGTGAGCCGCCGAGGCCCGGACGGAACGGAGGTAGGCGGCCGACGGGGTCTTTGTAACGTGTCCCGCTCGGACAACTTTCGCGGCCCATCGAGCTCGCTGAATAGGCGACCGGTGGTGTCGTTGAGAAAAATTGAGCCTCTGATCTGATGGGATGAGTCAGAGCACGAGATGTCAAGCGAGCGAGGATAAATGCGGCACGCCATTTTTGACACCAACCGATGAGGCGAATCAACTTTGGTCAATTCACGAAAAATCATGGGTGGAAAAGTATCACGAGTCCAAGGCGCTAAGAATCAAGTGTCATCGGTCAACCCACAAAGGGGCAAAGGTCAAACTCGTCATGGCTCAACGCACGGATTACTACGTGTCGAAAGACCCTTGAGACAATCGACAGGGGTTCAACTCACAAAGTATCAACCCATGAGAGAACCAAATGTCAAATGCCGCGTGGGTCAACCCACAAGCACGTGGGTCAAGccataaaacaaaaccgaAGCAACCCAGATCGCTTTGTTTTGAACTCCTGCATGTCGGCACAAAAGTGCCGACTCATGGGACACGGGGCCTCGTTTTTATCACTCGATACCCGACGCCCGTGGCCCCTTTAGAGTGCAGCCGTCAAAGTGACGCAAAACAAACGCCGCCACCCCCCTCACCCAAAGGGGTGATCGGGAGGGTTCAAGCTGCTCCGCTTACATGCCGACAAGTGAGCGTCATCGTAAATCTACTCTGGTGTTCTCCAGCAATATCGCAGCTTTTTAAGATGTTTTCCTCTCGTGGTATACCACGGGTACATTAGTCGTGTATTTTACCCCtgcatttttgtgtgcattcaaataaatttccaagGTGTTTAATGGGCTTTAAGAATGTGGAAGTGGTAactattaaaaagaaatgtttggtGTCTAGATATCGCAGATTTTCAAAAATGGCGGATGTGTCCGTAACATATCCGCTGTGCAACATGCCTCAATCCTAACAAGGGCGGCGGTATCCTGTGTCACGCTTTACCCTGTGGCTGGTAATTATTTGGGGGCAGTGATTGGCAGTGAATAGcacatataataataataattatgataataataaaaaagtagTTTACTCCACTcactttcaaaatgtcaaattcacCATGAGACACGACACtatttctattctattctattctattctattctattatattatattatattatattatattatattatatttagatTGGTCTTTAGATTTGTATTTTCtgattgttttaattgtaCCATTTTAGGtattctgaaataattttatttaaataaattctttCAACCTGTCAATTTTTGTGCTTTCAAAACCTtgcaaaaattgtttttgtaaatacaATTGTGCATTATAACTGGCGCGGGTGGCGTGCCACTGCTCTCattacttctttttttactcTCTGAAGAAGAAACCACCTGTCGATCAaacttgttgctttttggcaGCTCCAACATCTCATTTTGCtcacaattgtttttgtttacaccAAACAAACCGCTGTGGTGAAATTCATCTTTTTCTCAACtttgttctattttttcccccttcaaaTCTCTTcacttcaaatatttacaaaaacaactttgagTACAAGTCTTATATGCCAAACTTTTTTGGAGTtgcatatttcttttattatatattttgtttgtttttgatttatttttaaataggcGCTGCTGCCTGGTGACAGCAAACATACCAGTTCGCACCTCGAGCGTGACATCATCAGAAGGTGTCGAACCTGTCACCTGACTGGTACCTGATGACATGATCACTCCCGACTTTGACgtcaatgacaaaaaatggtttgtgttttcaaacaagtgttaaggtttcaaagtaggattCGAACCCCGTTAGGGTTAGGGATCAAACAAGGGTTTCTGAAAATCCATCATTTGAAAACCTATAAATTCAGATAGACTTGTGTGAGATTGCAAGCGTGTTTGTTATAGTGCATTTCCGTTGCAGATTTGGTTGCGTTAGCATATCGTGTTACCTTAGCCGTCACATCGCCCTCCCAGCAACACCTGCCACAGGAAGCGGGCAAACCACGAAGAATTTGGCCTGCCTGCCAGGACCTCTGAAGTGTGATGTGATATCATAACCTATGATGTCATCTGCTACAATATGATATGGAAAGATTTGTGGCAGTCTTACATGTCTTCCGCTCCAGAGAATAGTTCACCAGAAGGAAATAGAACTCTCTTCACGGATCATTTACATGACATACTTTTCAACACAATGCAGaaagctgccattttgttaGCTCTGGAAAAGTTTGAGTACGCTCGACATTCTTCATATTTAGGGCCCAAGCAGTCAATATTGTAAGGTCCctattgtatctataaaaatgaatttaatattCTTCCTTggcaaaagcacattttccttccttccttccttccttccttccttccttccttccttccttccttccttccttccttccttccttccttccttccttccttccttccttccttccttcctatcttccttccttccttccttccttccttccttccttccttccttccttccttccttccttccttccttccttccttccttccttccttccttccttcccatgcaaacacattttcccTTCCTTCTTATGGCCCATCAtttccttgcttccttcctattctccttccttccttccttccttccttccctccttccttccttccttccttccttccttccttccttccttccttccttccttccttccttccttcctctcaCATCAATTCTtctcccccccgccccctcctttTCTTAATGTAGTTAATTAAAGCGTGTTTGTAATTCGATAACGCATTTGCGGCAATGCTTGTCTCAGCATGCGCCtacctagaaaaaaaaacattgttgaaTTATTCCACACACTGACTCGCTCATGTCAGCATTGGCATGTCGTTGCCTTTTGGACTATATTTAGTCTTAATCGAGAGCACTTTGCACCTGAAGTGTTGAACATTCAAGCACGGAGCATAGAAAAAGTGTCGCGTTAACTTCACGCGCATTCGTCAGCTCCAGCGCGTACGAATACGCGCGCGCACGGCCCCGTGTGGGCGTTCCGAGTGCGGCGCTCATCTCCGGCCAGCTTTTCCACGCGTGCTCTCATGATGCTGCGAGTTGATTGGTGCCAAATTCGCACGACTGACTCTCCCACACGggctcactcactcattcagTCAGAGTTGGCCGGACTACCTGCCTCACACGAGTGGACCCCACCTGAGGTGGTCCACGATGCTGCGCGATGATGGCAATATTGGGCGCGCTTTTACGTCCCTTGCGCACATTTAGGAGCCACCGGGAGGTGTGAGTTCGCCCCAAACCCACCACGACCACCACCATGGACTGTCTGCTTCTTATCATTTGGACTCTACCCTTGCCGCTGGTCGGCTGTGCCCCAGTGCGGCTGCTCTCTACCTTGCTGACCTGGAGCCTCATCAAGGTAAGTGAGTCAAAATCCATAGCACATGTGATTTATGTCAATTATGTCAAAGGTCCTCAGACTTTTAGGTTTCAGCAACATCTGTCGGGAAATAATTCTGTCTCAGGACCACGGACCCCAGTTTGAGAACCTCTACTTTATGTCATTTATGCATTACCTATTGCTATacctgtttgtttatttatttatttatttatttatttatttatttatttatttatttatttaccagaCACTGCACATATGCTGCACGCACGCCTCCCTGCACAGTGTGTCAACCAActacttttcttcttcttcctcctcctccagcagccaCGGGTTAAATCATGGTGAGTGCTCCACTTGCTGGTGTTGTCTGGTTGGTTTAGTTGGCTACAACTTCACAAtgataaatgtaaatatgaaGGAAGTGTAACCCCAGTTGcggcaaaaaatatttcaatttgaatc
The window above is part of the Syngnathus acus chromosome 3, fSynAcu1.2, whole genome shotgun sequence genome. Proteins encoded here:
- the LOC119120020 gene encoding post-GPI attachment to proteins factor 4-like, with amino-acid sequence MPPPRCVRRCGGAATQVLVVFALTFCVALPAVCHRLLHSYYFVRSAYLDDMNSDALRQSLQRGQDALLFWQKAPSTATTEPPRHPELLVTVVTTRRPEALPYHYLLQVTRQLSSLQGDCGERPCAQVVLCDVESGPDANEDAVLLERHFRVIRPPAGRQPNNTFEREKRDYVFCLRRAFQLALPRNMLVLEDDALPHPDFFHVAKDLLRRRFASRSLYIKLFHPERLQHYWNPEPYRILEWFGLGLLGATLLLQLLTIWNPCRWSLRMSARHLALLAVYVMAGAELLGRHYLLELRRLSPQLYAVSPATNCCTPAMLYPGNTSLRVADYLDRAFCFRGNAKDTVLYQTLRNTPGERAHSVEPNLVTHIGAFSSIRPKSGRPKLL